One Dehalococcoidales bacterium genomic window carries:
- a CDS encoding trehalose-6-phosphate synthase — protein MVVSNREPYIHSISGDRIVSNRPVSGLTEALDPVMRASKGTWVAYGSGDADKEVVDAHHRVAVPPENPEYTLRRVWLTEDEVAGFYLGFSNEALWPLCHVVFTPPIYKESDWHSYKKVNQIFAEAVLEEVNGRKAVVLVQDYHFALLSRLIKEQNPALTVGQFWHIPWTTYEIFRTCPWHEEILDGLLGNDLLGFHVQSFCNNFLETVENTLEARIDRNRFAVTYRGKTTLVQPFPISVDFDALSQSAGTEEVEREMESLRREFNLEGKFVGLGTDRVDYTKGIPERLQALDKLLEDSPDYRGKIVFIQAGMPSRTQIESYQNLNRRVDQLTEKINTRYGNDAWQPVIMMARQLTPVTLAALRRLANFCVVNSLHDGMNLVAKEYVSSRVDGDGVLILSRFTGAATEMEDALLINPYDISEFARKIKEALEMPEAERRRRMAGMRDVVAGNNIYRWGASHVSRLISLAGIR, from the coding sequence CTGGTAGTCTCCAACCGGGAACCCTATATTCATAGCATATCCGGTGACCGGATAGTATCCAACCGTCCGGTCAGTGGGCTTACTGAAGCGCTGGACCCGGTGATGCGGGCCTCAAAAGGGACATGGGTCGCCTATGGCAGCGGCGATGCTGACAAAGAAGTGGTTGATGCCCACCACCGCGTAGCCGTACCGCCGGAGAATCCGGAGTATACCCTCCGCCGGGTATGGCTGACTGAAGATGAAGTGGCCGGCTTTTACCTTGGTTTCTCCAACGAGGCGCTCTGGCCGCTGTGCCATGTTGTCTTTACCCCACCCATATACAAGGAATCTGATTGGCACAGCTACAAAAAGGTGAACCAGATTTTTGCCGAAGCCGTCCTGGAAGAGGTCAACGGCCGTAAAGCCGTGGTACTGGTGCAGGACTACCACTTCGCCCTGCTTTCCCGCCTGATTAAGGAGCAGAACCCGGCGCTGACCGTCGGCCAGTTCTGGCATATTCCCTGGACGACCTACGAAATATTCCGCACCTGCCCCTGGCATGAAGAAATACTGGACGGCTTGCTGGGCAATGACCTCCTCGGCTTTCATGTCCAGTCCTTCTGCAATAATTTCCTGGAGACGGTTGAGAATACCCTGGAAGCCAGAATAGACCGCAACCGGTTTGCCGTTACTTACCGGGGGAAGACTACCCTGGTACAGCCGTTTCCCATCAGCGTGGATTTTGACGCCCTTTCTCAGAGCGCGGGTACCGAAGAAGTAGAACGAGAAATGGAGAGCCTGCGCCGTGAATTTAATCTGGAAGGCAAATTCGTGGGACTCGGAACGGACCGGGTGGACTACACCAAGGGCATACCGGAGAGATTACAGGCGCTGGATAAACTCCTGGAAGACTCGCCCGACTACCGCGGGAAGATAGTCTTCATCCAGGCTGGTATGCCCAGCCGCACCCAGATTGAGAGCTACCAGAACCTTAACCGCAGGGTTGACCAGTTGACCGAAAAGATAAATACCAGGTACGGTAACGATGCCTGGCAACCGGTAATCATGATGGCACGGCAGCTTACTCCGGTAACCCTGGCGGCTCTTCGCCGTCTGGCCAACTTCTGCGTGGTTAACTCCCTTCATGACGGCATGAACCTGGTCGCCAAGGAATACGTCTCCTCACGGGTTGATGGGGACGGGGTTTTAATCTTAAGTCGGTTCACCGGCGCGGCCACGGAAATGGAAGACGCGCTATTGATCAATCCCTATGACATCAGCGAGTTCGCCAGAAAGATAAAAGAGGCGCTGGAAATGCCAGAGGCGGAAAGGCGCCGGCGAATGGCGGGTATGCGTGATGTGGTCGCCGGCAATAATATCTACAGGTGGGGAGCTTCTCATGTCTCCAGGCTCATCTCGCTGGCGGGTATCCGGTGA